A single window of Polyodon spathula isolate WHYD16114869_AA chromosome 2, ASM1765450v1, whole genome shotgun sequence DNA harbors:
- the LOC121295443 gene encoding synaptopodin-2-like, translating to MGTGDYICITVRGGAPWGFRVQGGKDKMQPLQVSEIEEGGRASLAGLCKGDEVVSINGEPCSDFSHSEATSVIESLADSLQLLVKRSSSGLHELSDPDSEKAYFGETSASVGLESTTLQIWPSSKAPTTRELYISESQDEAYYGETESDTDLSGGTRQGNPKFHGTDREYPRERCSLETPSRGREKGAFYPGAVVELQLSLSDHRYRDPQAADVSVTRGEKSSASWVNQEEEDNQGLESANSESNRQEPVRTIETQSVQLSRVKRQVLGVDELVSSSSSLGRVEVTLECPVRCTQQQQEEEVLVCRSESGLSGCDSQVEGGHTEAPPASVSFGVSSEGEEQGEEERDSESGKDHSRPNKHRARHSRLRRSESLSEKQVKEAKSKCKRIALLLTAAPNSSNKGVLMFKKHQQRAKKYTLVSYGTGESEPEEGEEGEEGYDKAIEVTLLATSESEIDEDFFTDTNGRARIVTFDWDTGLLEIEKKLNDEEEMQRLPETKGKGALMFAKRRQMVDQITAEQEEMRRMGIPVEDHRDVDTQQSSEVTQSTSYQMQESSYSQSSMQTKSDMSQGYFDVNQQMKLQQQQQQLNHGHPPGGPNVNGVNGRSEMVHHSSAYQTTEYQKSNVTNRTARPFTGVQNRVPAPFSPTRSVTSPVSDHPAPHYSSLSSQTENKYRVVIPPVPVNIHSQVWSPTGSGEQIASRDERISVPAIRSGILQETRKRNTGKPMFTFIEQPKVSPNPELLSLLNKGDKRAPLAGFESGPEEDYLSLGAEACNFQQSSAVKQKMPPPVAPKPSINPASPPWSPHPDVSNQAPSFPIQKAVPAPAPAPAPVSIQALPPQQPVSMWSQPQTTLKTAVAPHDPQSVTLAHSYSSKTPPTTPVGNVAPTGGVSQAYEMQALKGRGAELFARRQSRMEKFVVDSSTVQANKPRSQSPTPSLPCSWKYSSNIRAPPPLSYNPIHSPAYPPGAIKNQPQSGPTGKTKTKGKKPTKVLHALDVMKHQPYQLNSSLFTYDPPTDAKTPLPKAAPASSKQPIMYEPLPPVKSAGQMNAAYSAPHQQPQVCRGPSYGLSPLSPAVQVGSFQLPANAYTAPSYPLYTKQESSSLGGAMLRAPRPKFSAKKSGVAAQGIQRSHSLILPRRTSPPGYQHSSPCATPVFLPTNRPVERQSSLLDKDHKPPTPWQAAARNPLGFVDEAFTFQNIQESIASNVISAAQRKTRPEPPAEWKERVSYVPPPKSGYSYLGQGTAPSPSKSAYSAPASTAQYWSPVKHSFNQQRSMTESDIQYKGSGSHYGVYGKSGSDPNYNTYPTAWRQ from the exons atTGAAGAAGGAGGCAGGGCTAGCCTTGCTGGTCTGTGCAAAGGAGATGAGGTGGTGTCAATAAatggagagccttgttcagactTCTCACACTCTGAAGCCACATCTGTCATTGAAAGCCTGGCTGATAGCCTGCAATTGCTTGTGAAACg GTCTTCTTCTGGATTACATGAGCTCTCCGATCCTGACTCTGAGAAGGCATACTTTGGTGAAACTAGTGCCAGTGTGGGCCTTGAGAGCACGACTCTGCAGATCTGGCCATCCAGCAAGGCCCCCACTACGAGAGAGCTTTACATCTCTGAGTCTCAAGATGAAGCCTACTATGGAGAAACAGAGAGCGACACAGACCTGTCAGGGGGCACCAGGCAGGGAAACCCCAAATTTCATGGAACAGATAGGGAATACCCAAGAGAGAGGTGCAGCCTAGAAACTCCTAGCAGAGGCAGAGAGAAGGGAGCATTCTACCCAGGAGCAGTAGTGGAGCTCCAGTTGTCCCTCTCAGATCACAGATACAGAGACCCCCAGGCAGCTGATGTCAGTGTTACGAGGGGTGAGAAAAGCAGTGCTTCATGGGTAAATCAAGAAGAAGAGGACAACCAAGGCCTTGAATCCGCCAACTCAGAGAGTAACAGACAGGAACCCGTCCGCACCATTGAAACCCAGTCCGTCCAGCTGTCTCGGGTCAAAAGGCAGGTGCTTGGAGTAGACGAATTGGTTAGCTCCTCATCCTCGCTCGGCCGAGTGGAGGTGACCCTAGAGTGCCCCGTCCGGTGcacgcagcagcagcaggaggaggaggtaTTGGTCTGCAGGTCTGAGTCTGGTCTGAGTGGGTGTGATTCTCAAGTGGAAGGAGGGCACACTGAAGCACCTCCTGCTTCTGTCTCCTTTGGAGTTTCATCAGAGGGTGAAGAGCAGGGAGAAGAAGAGAGGGATTCAGAGTCAGGGAAGGATCACAGCAGACCTAACAAGCACCGGGCAAGGCACTCCA GGCTCAGGCGCAGTGAGAGCCTGTCGGAGAAGCAGGTAAAGGAGGCCAAATCTAAATGTAAGCGCATTGCCTTGCTGCTAACTGCAGCTCCGAATTCCAGCAACAAGGGGGTGTTAATGTTCAAGAAGCACCAGCAGAGGGCCAAGAAGTACACACTTGTTAGCTACGGGACCGGAGAGAGCGAGCCAGAGGAGGGCGAGGAGGGTGAGGAAGGCTACGACAAAGCCATTGAGGTCACTTTACTGGCCACCAGTGAATCAGAGATTGACGAGGATTTCTTCACTGATACCAACGGCCGAGCCCGCATTGTGACATTTGATTGGGATACAGGATTGCTGGAAATAGAGAAGAAACTTAACGACGAGGAAGAGATGCAACGTCTGCCTGAGACCAAGGGCAAAGGGGCCCTGATGTTTGCCAAGAGGAGGCAGATGGTGGACCAGATCACGGCTGAACAGGAAGAGATGCGAAGGATGGGGATACCAGTGGAGGACCACAGGGATGTCGATACACAACAGAGTTCAGAGGTCACCCAAAGCACTTCTTACCAAATGCAAGAGAGCTCTTACTCACAGTCCTCAATGCAAACAAAAAGCGACATGAGCCAGGGTTACTTTGATGTCAATCAGCAGATGAAGctacagcaacagcaacagcagctaaATCATGGTCACCCTCCTGGAGGGCCCAATGTAAATGGAGTCAATGGGAGGTCTGAGATGGTTCATCACAGTTCTGCTTACCAGACAACTGAATACCAGAAGTCCAATGTTACCAACAGAACAGCCAGGCCCTTCACTGGTGTGCAGAACAGAGTGCCAGCACCGTTTTCACCTACTAGAAGTGTGACCAGCCCAGTGTCAGATCATCCTGCCCCACACTACTCTTCTCTCAGCTctcaaacagaaaacaagtacagGGTAGTAATACCTCCTGTGCCTGTCAATATTCACTCGCAAGTGTGGTCACCTACAGGCTCTGGGGAGCAGATTGCATCCCGAGATGAACGGATCTCAGTTCCAGCAATCAGGTCCGGGATTTTGCAAGAGACACGAAAAAGGAACACTGGAAAGCCCATGTTTACCTTCATAGAGCAACCCAAGGTATCACCTAACCCTGAGCTCCTGTCCCTTCTTAACAAAGGGGACAAGCGGGCTCCGCTGGCAGGCTTTGAGTCAGGCCCAGAGGAAGACTACCTCAGTCTAGGTGCTGAGGCTTGCAATTTTCAGCAGTCCTCCGCCGTCAAGCAAAAGATGCCTCCTCCTGTAGCTCCCAAGCCATCTATCAACCCAGCGTCACCCCCTTGGTCTCCTCACCCAGATGTGTCCAACCAAGCTCCATCCTTTCCTATCCAAAAAGCAGtacctgctcctgctcctgcgcCTGCTCCTGTTTCTATTCAAGCCCTGCCACCACAGCAACCAGTCAGTATGTGGAGCCAGCCTCAAACCACTTTGAAGACTGCGGTGGCTCCTCACGATCCCCAGTCAGTGACCTTGGCTCATTCATATTCCTCTAAAACACCACCGACCACTCCAGTTGGTAATGTCGCTCCAACTGGTGGAGTGAGCCAAGCCTATGAGATGCAAGCCTTGAAGGGTAGAGGTGCAGAGCTGTTTGCAAGGAGGCAGTCTCGTATGGAGAAGTTTGTGGTCGACTCCTCAACTGTGCAGGCCAACAAACCCAGATCCCAGTCACCAACCCCATCCCTACCTTGCTCATGGAAATACTCATCCAACATCAGAGCCCCTCCTCCGTTGTCCTACAACCCTATCCATTCTCCCGCCTACCCCCCAGGGGCAATCAAGAACCAGCCCCAGTCTGGCCCTACAGGGAAGACCAAAACCAAAGGGAAAAAACCCACCAAAGTCCTCCATGCTTTGGATGTCATGAAACACCAACCTTATCAGCTGAACTCCTCTCTCTTCACCTATGACCCACCCACTGACGCCAAAACCCCTCTGCCCAAAGCTGCCCCTGCCTCTTCAAAACAGCCCATCATGTACGAACCCCTGCCCCCTGTGAAGTCAGCTGGACAGATGAACGCTGCGTATTCTGCCccacaccagcagccccaggttTGCAGAGGACCATCCTATGGGTTATCTCCTTTGTCGCCAGCTGTGCAAGTTGGTTCCTTCCAGCTTCCTGCTAACGCCTATACAGCGCCAAGCTATCCGCTGTATACCAAGCAAGAGTCATCATCCTTAGGGGGCGCTATGCTTAGGGCTCCCAGGCCCAAGTTCTCAGCCAAGAAATCTGGAGTAGCAGCCCAG GGTATTCAAAGGAGTCATTCACTTATCCTGCCTAGGAGGACATCACCACCAGGCTACCAGCACAGCTCCCCCTGCGCTACCCCTGTATTCTTGCCTACTAACAGACCGGTAGAAAGACAAAGCTCTTTGCTGGATAAAGACCACAAGCCACCAACACCTTGGCAGGCTGCAGCGAGGAACCCTCTGGGTTTCGTAGATGAAGCTTTTACCTTCCAAAACATCCAAGAGTCCATAGCTTCCAATGTTATTTCAGCAGCACAGAGGAAAACAAGACCAGAGCCGCCAGCCGAATGGAAGGAAAGGGTGTCCTATGTACCACCTCCAAAAAGTGGATACAGCTACCTGGGGCAAGGAACTGCCCCTTCCCCGTCAAAAAGTGCCTACTCAGCTCCGGCATCCACAGCTCAGTACTGGTCTCCAGTCAAACACTCCTTTAACCAACAGCGGTCAATGACTGAATCCGACATCCAGTACAAGGGTTCAGGATCTCACTATGGGGTGTATGGCAAGTCCGGGAGTGACCCCAATTATAATACATATCCCACTGCCTGGAGACAGTAA